A window from Chloroflexota bacterium encodes these proteins:
- a CDS encoding hydroxyneurosporene methyltransferase, with product MSADVTGRVSDLIFGRWRSQILFTGAQLAVFDQLSATETRSSEMTAAMIDADPPLTYRLLRALGSLGLLTEDEDHGFRLTDAGALLRADHPRSLRSMALLEEGPEHYALWKHLPSLIRDGKQNGFVREFGMMGFEYAKANPGYGDVFNQAMTSYSAVESQLVVEALAESDLSDVRTWCDVAGGYGHLLCSLLVAYPELTGILLDLPDVTDDREHQIAPQMGLSDRCHAVGGDMFTEAPAADAYSLKHILHDWNDQECVAILKNIRAAATGPGRVFVIEYIVPGPREPHFAKLFDIHMLCWGTGRERTESEYAQLLEAAGFRHIRSWYPANHLMGVIEGVAA from the coding sequence ATGAGTGCGGACGTTACGGGCAGGGTCAGCGACCTCATTTTCGGACGGTGGCGCAGTCAGATCCTCTTCACTGGTGCCCAACTGGCGGTGTTCGACCAGCTCTCGGCGACGGAGACGCGGTCATCGGAGATGACGGCCGCCATGATCGACGCCGACCCGCCCCTCACCTACCGCCTGCTGCGGGCACTCGGCTCTTTGGGGCTGCTGACTGAGGATGAGGATCACGGGTTCCGCCTCACCGACGCGGGAGCCTTGCTCCGCGCGGACCATCCCCGGTCGCTCCGCTCGATGGCACTGCTGGAGGAGGGTCCCGAGCACTACGCCCTGTGGAAGCACCTCCCGTCACTGATCCGGGACGGCAAACAGAACGGCTTTGTCCGCGAGTTCGGCATGATGGGCTTCGAGTACGCCAAGGCGAACCCCGGCTACGGTGACGTGTTCAACCAGGCCATGACCAGCTACTCGGCCGTCGAGTCGCAGCTCGTCGTGGAGGCGCTCGCGGAGAGCGACCTCTCCGACGTGCGGACGTGGTGCGATGTCGCGGGCGGGTACGGCCACCTGCTGTGCAGCCTGCTCGTGGCCTATCCCGAGCTCACCGGCATCCTGCTGGACCTCCCCGACGTGACGGACGACCGGGAACACCAGATCGCCCCACAGATGGGACTGAGCGACCGCTGTCACGCTGTCGGGGGGGATATGTTCACCGAGGCGCCTGCCGCAGACGCCTACTCGCTAAAGCACATCCTGCACGACTGGAACGACCAGGAGTGCGTCGCGATCTTGAAGAACATCCGCGCCGCCGCGACCGGGCCAGGGCGCGTCTTCGTCATCGAGTACATCGTTCCGGGGCCGCGGGAGCCGCATTTCGCGAAGCTCTTCGACATCCACATGCTCTGCTGGGGGACGGGTCGCGAGCGGACGGAGTCCGAGTACGCGCAGCTGCTGGAAGCGGCTGGCTTTCGCCACATCCGCTCCTGGTATCCCGCAAATCACCTCATGGGGGTTATCGAGGGGGTCGCCGCCTAG